In one Epinephelus lanceolatus isolate andai-2023 chromosome 19, ASM4190304v1, whole genome shotgun sequence genomic region, the following are encoded:
- the rpl37 gene encoding large ribosomal subunit protein eL37 codes for MTKGTSSFGKRRNKTHTLCRRCGSKAYHLQKSSCGKCGYPEKRKRKYNWSAKAKRRNTTGTGRLRHLKVVYRRFRNGFREGTTPKPRRAAVAASSSS; via the exons ATG ACGAAGGGAACTTCATCTTTCGGTAAGCGCCGGAACAAGACGCACACCCTGTGCCGTCGTTGTGGGTCCAAGGCCTACCATCTGCAGAAGTCCTCCTGTGGCAAGTGTGGCTACCCCGAGAAGCGCAAGAGAAAGT acAACTGGAGCGCTAAGGCCAAGAGGAGGAACACCACTGGAACTGGCCGTCTGAGACACCTGAAGGTCGTCTACCGCAGATTCAG GAATGGTTTCAGGGAAGGCACCACCCCCAAACCCAGACGTGCTGCAGTGGCTGCCTCCAGCTCATcttaa